The Cryptomeria japonica chromosome 2, Sugi_1.0, whole genome shotgun sequence region GAACCATATGAACATATCCACTAAGCcacaacacttaaatcaacacagTGGAGCAATGCAGAGAATTCTCTGGATGAATCCTGATAGACAACCTCACTATTAGTAGACCGCCACAACTAACTACATCATCTGAGaaattgaggacctgaaaaacatgatagtgcaacatccacaaaatgtagacattgtATCTAGAACCACAAGCCAACAACATCAAGGATcgaaggaatgcaaagcattcttccgcGAAGAAATTTAAATACGGTTTCCTCCATATTGTATCTTCCACTACTATAGCCTTCTGGAAACACCTCATACTAACTCAATATCACCACCAAACAACATAATAACGTTTGAACACTCATTTTTGGACCATCTACAATATCTTCACGACTGaactacatcaatgacaacaccaattaggctggcatcaatgacaacacaacacaacacaagTTTCCAACACTATCAATAATAAATCACATGCACTCAAgaatgatctaatatcaaaataatagAATGGATACAATATCCTTAAAATGACAATTTGCAAGACAAAAATGTAAGAGAGTTTAGGCAATGCTCAGATTACTCTATTTGACTAGCAAATGTGAGAGATGAGCATTATATACATAGCTAGCATATGCATCCAAAAAGAGTAATAACTCCAATTACCAAGAATAGGTTGGAGATTACCTACTTTGTAAATGCCAAAATATATGGTTGCACCTTCTTAGATAAAAAACAACCAAATGGTTATGATAGGTGACTAATAAATCCAAAAGATGGTTTGAGACTCAACTACCTAGAAGTAGGTGAGAGTGACTCATATATTTGATTGATTATGCCAGGTACTCTCATAATAACCATGTCTAATTGACCTAAGCAAGCTTAAAAATATGTGCTAAAAAAATGATCCTTGAACATAAGGGTAATAATGTTGGGAAGTAAGGTGTCTCAAACTTTTCAATTTCCTAGAATGACCTAATTAATTGCATTTATTTGTTTGCCTCTAGTGTGATTGTGTTTGTACATACTAATTCATCATCTTGTGGGAAATGGCATGATGACTTTTCATCCTATTAGGAAGGTGACATGGATATTTTTATGCTCATATGAGGAAGTAGGCATCCCATTTGTTTTGGCATTGTTTCAACCATGTGTCCACATCTTGTGTAGTGTGTAAGAGGTTATGACAACTTCTAATGAAGACAAATTATATGACATGTAAGAGCCAATATTAGAGAAGAATTTTATGACATGTTATGACATATATGACAAGTGTCATGAAGCATCCTTACATGAAGATTTTGGGTGCCCGAGTTGGgttatgacaagttgtaagagaaTTAGTTATGTTTAGTCAATTATGATATGTATTCTCTTATATTTAtaagtgttgtaagttatgacATATTCTATTATAATTGTACGATGTGTAAGGGCATCTTGGGAGGGAAATTTCAAATGTTATGACAATTGTAAAGGGTGTAAGGGAATTTTGTACAAGTGTCCTTTTGCATGTGTGGGGAAGTGTGTCATGTGTATTTGGATGCCTATGCCTCGTTCCTTCCTCTAAAATCTTCCCAAAAGCTTGTATTCTCTATAAATAAGGTGCCTAAAGAGTGATATTCAATAGGTTGATTTGTAGGTATTATTATGTTGTCGAGATTGCTCCAAAATTGCAAGTGATGAACTCTTGAAAGAGTGTAACTTTGTAGGTGTATTGTAACTTTCATTGTTTACAAATTAATACATCAAGTTGTGCTTTGGTTTGTGAGGTGTTTTTCCCAAAAGGCTTTTCCCCATGtatatttgtgttatggtataatttatttatgtatatattgtgtatCTTCTCTCTATAATTGTTAAAAGGATTAAAAAACTGCACTATCTCCTCTCcttagattagtgtaggaagtgttTCCATATACATCGATTCCTTttaaataaaaacctaaactaaccatTTCCCCCACTAATTTAAGAGTTTGTTGTCACATAGCATCATTTGAATGCATTTGCATTTTCTAGCATTAATTTCTAGTAAAACTTTCATAGAAATACCAACTTCATAAAAAAAATTGACCTATTTCTTTAAGTATTACctacaactaaaaaaaaaaagtaaaaattagAGGGTCTTATGGCAAACTCATATAGTTTTTGTAGCTCGAGTTAAGAACATGAGCTTATATTGATGCCTCTTTAAGTTAAGAGTCAATGATTTAGGTGTATTTGTTCTAACAAAGATGACTAGGGCACAATCTCAACCCCATGTCTTATAGTCGGGAGGCCTTACACCCATAAGACTTTATCTTTATTAGACTCATTCAAAACCAGTCAACTTTGTCATACACCAGAATTTATaacaatatttattaataaaatcacATAATTATCCTAAAGAATTTTAAAAGTATCATCAAAATAACCATTAACAAATTTTAAGTAACCCCTCCACAAAAAGGTAAGCCCGAAATTCAAAGTCCCAGAACAAagaagaagaacaacaacaacaacttttaATGTCCACGAGGCTAAGCATTGAAAGCTTATGTGACAGTTAACTTTGCCAACATCGTCTTTTGTAGTTCGAATCTTTTTATGATGAGCTCCCCCAATTTCTCCACGGACCCCACATTGAAAAGACTAAACCAAGAGTCGGCAGTCAAAACATTTTCATAGTTGTTCCTAATGTCTCTATAGGCATCACATTTCAAAATGAAGTGTATTTCAGATTCAAGTGCCTTGGAGGCACAAAAGATGGGAACCCTTTCTTCCCAAATTTCTTTTGACATCTTCCAAATGGTACCTATTGTTGTAAATGCCCTAAACTATTCCGATATTATATTGTAAAAGGCCAAAAAACCAGAACCGAAATGATTCGTAATTGATAtctgaatgaaaaaaaaaattaaacaaaaaaaattctctaaAACTTGACATTGGCAAATTACAGGAGTACGTATGTGGCGGCACATAGGTGAAGAAAAATTTCTGCATTGGATTACCTAGAGCGTCGTGAGGTATTGTAGTGATATTTGATCTTCAGATGTGTATGTCATTCTATAATCAATCGGACTCTACGATAGGGCAAAAGCCAATGAAAAAAACACAGACCCTGAACCTTGACCTTGGTAGTTGAATTTTGCAGATAGCTAATGCCATTACTGATATATGGCCGGGAAGCAAGTGTGTAACAGTTTTCTTCTTGTCGGTAAGCCCTATTTCACAGTTTTGCATCGCAACAAAAACCCACGGTGCAGATTCCAACCTCATCCGGTAGGCATAAATGCCATTGAAGCAATCAGCAATGCTGCAGATGCATCCTCCATTATTGGACAAGCTGTGACGCATGTTACTTCAAACTACACATGCCAAGGTAAGTCCTCTGGACCCTCTTATGGTAAGAATTTTCATGTTAGTAGAATTAGAGTTGGGAGTGAAGGGATAGGGATTTCTGAAGGCGGGTTTTTGAAAATAGAGGTTTTCTCAAGTGGTCTTATAAAATCGAGGGGTTTGGCAAGTGGGTTTGTAAAATCAGGGAATTTGCCAGGTGAGTTTTCAAAATATAGTACTTTGGGAGGTGGGTTGCAGAAATCAGAAACTGATCCTAAAGGGATTGACGAGTTCCTATTTCGGTATTATTATTACAGAAAGAAGATACCTGCCAGCTCTGTAACTAGAGATAAAAATTTACTCAAGAAAAGCCCACCAATAGTCCCGACTATACAGTGTGACCAAGTGAGAGACCTTCTCCAAAATGAAAACTGGTATGCCAAATTAAATGAGTTATTCAAGGACTTGGATGTTATTTTGACACCTCAATATGTATGCAGAGTACTGAAATCTTTAGAAGATCCTATGAAAGCTCTAAAATTCTTCATTTGGGTTGATTGGCAAGACAGATATCCGCATCACAGTTTGCCTGTATTGAAGCTTTTGACCCATATTCTTGTTCAAAGAGGGCCATGTGTTTTGTCCACTGGGTTTCTTATAGAAATTAAAAATGCAGGTTGTGGGCTCACAGAGGATAGTTTCTGTGCCTTGATAGAGAGTTGGGGTAAATTAGGGCTTGGAAAGTATGCTACTGAAGTATTTGGCCAAATGGATTACTTGGGTTTCATTCCAACCACACGAATATATAATTTCGTTATTGCAGCCCTTGTGAAATCtaaatatcttgatcttgcctatTTAAAGTTTGAGCAAATGTCTGTTGCACGTTGCATCCCAGATACACTTACATACAATCTTCTGATACACGGAGTATGCAAGACTGGTATTATGGAAGAAGCTTTCAGGCTTTTGAAGAAAATGGAGAGTGTGGCCTGCTTTCCTAATGTTTTTACATATACGACAATAATTGATGGACTCTGCAAGACGAGAAGACCAGATAGGGCTGTCCAAATTTTGGAGGAAATGAGGAAAAAGAATTGTGTTCCTACTGAAGCAACTTATAGATCATTAATTCATGGTGTTTTCAAAAACAGCGAGGGCCCAGTAGCATATGAGTTtatagagaaatggatggaaagAGAATCTATTTTAAATGAAAATGTTTGCAGTACAGTCTTGTATTGCCTCTCCAAAATGGACATGGCAGAAGAGGCTTGTGAGTTTCTCGAAAAGATGAGAAAAAAGGGTTACTTCCCTAATATTCCAACATTGAATGTTGTTATGGCATGTCTTTGCAGAGGATCAAATTTTGATTATGCATCTAAGCTTTTGGGTGAACTTCATACAAGAGGTCGAGTACCAGAAATTACTGTTTACACTAAGCTTATTTGTGGCCTCTATAATGCAGGTAAGGTAGGAGATGCTGAAAGGCAACTGAATCAGATGCTTGGCCGCTGTCTTATTTCTGATTTATATACGTACAATATATTGATTGATTGCTTTGTCAAGTTGGCAATGATGCATAGAGCTTCAAATCTTTTCAATGAAATGTTGGAAAAGGGTCACATTCCTAATCTTGTAACATTTAACACTCTAATCAGTGGATATAGTAAGTCAGGTGATGTCATCAAGGCTCGTGAGTACTTGAATTTACTTTTACAAAATGGGTTATACCCCGATGTTTTTACTTTTGCTTCTATGGTTGATGGTCTATGTAGAAATAATTTGACACTTGAAGCACTCAAGTGCTTTGATGAGATGATTCAGTGGGGTGTAAGCCCTAATGCAGTCACTTATAATAGTCTAATCCATGGCCTATGCAAAACTGGTGAAGTTAGCCTGGCTTTTGTTTTTTACAAGCAGATGAAAGAAAAGAGGATTCCTCCAGATGTTTATTCTTTTAATGCTCTGATTTTGGGTCTCTGTAAAATGGGGAGACTAGATAGTGCACAAAATCTCTGCCAATATATGTTGAAGTGTGGGGAAAAGGCTGACCAATATACATATAACATTTTCCTTAAGGTACTATGTGATGGAGGAAGAGTAGATGAAGCTAAACAATTAGTGCTTGCAATGGAAGAGAATGGTTGTGCTCCTAATTCTATGACTTACTTTTTACTTATAAAATCTCTTTCC contains the following coding sequences:
- the LOC131053548 gene encoding putative pentatricopeptide repeat-containing protein At3g16890, mitochondrial isoform X1; this translates as MAGKQVCNSFLLVGKPYFTVLHRNKNPRCRFQPHPVGINAIEAISNAADASSIIGQAVTHVTSNYTCQGKSSGPSYGKNFHVSRIRVGSEGIGISEGGFLKIEVFSSGLIKSRGLASGFVKSGNLPGEFSKYSTLGGGLQKSETDPKGIDEFLFRYYYYRKKIPASSVTRDKNLLKKSPPIVPTIQCDQVRDLLQNENWYAKLNELFKDLDVILTPQYVCRVLKSLEDPMKALKFFIWVDWQDRYPHHSLPVLKLLTHILVQRGPCVLSTGFLIEIKNAGCGLTEDSFCALIESWGKLGLGKYATEVFGQMDYLGFIPTTRIYNFVIAALVKSKYLDLAYLKFEQMSVARCIPDTLTYNLLIHGVCKTGIMEEAFRLLKKMESVACFPNVFTYTTIIDGLCKTRRPDRAVQILEEMRKKNCVPTEATYRSLIHGVFKNSEGPVAYEFIEKWMERESILNENVCSTVLYCLSKMDMAEEACEFLEKMRKKGYFPNIPTLNVVMACLCRGSNFDYASKLLGELHTRGRVPEITVYTKLICGLYNAGKVGDAERQLNQMLGRCLISDLYTYNILIDCFVKLAMMHRASNLFNEMLEKGHIPNLVTFNTLISGYSKSGDVIKAREYLNLLLQNGLYPDVFTFASMVDGLCRNNLTLEALKCFDEMIQWGVSPNAVTYNSLIHGLCKTGEVSLAFVFYKQMKEKRIPPDVYSFNALILGLCKMGRLDSAQNLCQYMLKCGEKADQYTYNIFLKVLCDGGRVDEAKQLVLAMEENGCAPNSMTYFLLIKSLSSNGFSEEARQLQEQALCKGIVPMKVANKFKGVNG
- the LOC131053548 gene encoding putative pentatricopeptide repeat-containing protein At3g16890, mitochondrial isoform X2, encoding MPRKKIPASSVTRDKNLLKKSPPIVPTIQCDQVRDLLQNENWYAKLNELFKDLDVILTPQYVCRVLKSLEDPMKALKFFIWVDWQDRYPHHSLPVLKLLTHILVQRGPCVLSTGFLIEIKNAGCGLTEDSFCALIESWGKLGLGKYATEVFGQMDYLGFIPTTRIYNFVIAALVKSKYLDLAYLKFEQMSVARCIPDTLTYNLLIHGVCKTGIMEEAFRLLKKMESVACFPNVFTYTTIIDGLCKTRRPDRAVQILEEMRKKNCVPTEATYRSLIHGVFKNSEGPVAYEFIEKWMERESILNENVCSTVLYCLSKMDMAEEACEFLEKMRKKGYFPNIPTLNVVMACLCRGSNFDYASKLLGELHTRGRVPEITVYTKLICGLYNAGKVGDAERQLNQMLGRCLISDLYTYNILIDCFVKLAMMHRASNLFNEMLEKGHIPNLVTFNTLISGYSKSGDVIKAREYLNLLLQNGLYPDVFTFASMVDGLCRNNLTLEALKCFDEMIQWGVSPNAVTYNSLIHGLCKTGEVSLAFVFYKQMKEKRIPPDVYSFNALILGLCKMGRLDSAQNLCQYMLKCGEKADQYTYNIFLKVLCDGGRVDEAKQLVLAMEENGCAPNSMTYFLLIKSLSSNGFSEEARQLQEQALCKGIVPMKVANKFKGVNG